The DNA sequence TTTACCAAAATGAACCTATGAAAACAATGCGATGAAAAGCAAGAAAATTAAGCATTTGTTGTACCCAATGTTGTACCTTTGTTCTAGGATGCATTTGTTTATCAACAAAGCTTTTACAATCATTTCATCCGTTTGCATTCAAAAACAAATCTACTAAAATTACACCATTATGGCTTCATTAAAGTTTGTTTTAAGGCTTCAAAAAGAAGATAATACTGGCCACTACCCTATCTACATCCGCGTCATCAAAGATCGAAAAACCAAATTCATCACAACCGGCGTAAAATTAAAGGTAACAGAATGGGATGAAGAAAACCAGAGAGTAAAAAAGAATCACCAAAACAGTGCACGGATAAATGCCCTGTTGCTGAAAAAACTTTCTGACGCTTCAGGAATGATTGCGGATAGTGAACGGAAAACAAATAATATATCCGCAAGAAGACTAAAAGAAGCCATTAAGGGAAAACCAACAGTCAATTTCTTTGAATATGCCGATACAAGATTAAATAAACTGGCACTCACCCACTCGATCAGCACATGTCGGAACTATAAAATGGACATTAAAAAATTCGAAAATTATGTGAACACCCGTGACCTGGATTTCGAAGATATTACCGCTTTGCTTCTAAGCGACTACATCAATTACTTAAGAAAAGTAAGAGGCAACAGCACCAATACAATTATAGGATCTTTAAAGGCCCTTTCTCATATGTTTACAAGCGCAAACAATGAAGATTTGATTCCCGATACGCTTTTTCCCTTCAAAAAAATAAGGTTGAAAAAAGAAAGAGGAACCAGAACCTTCCTCGACAATGACCAACTTGAAAAGTTGAAAAACTATAAAATCGAATGGGCTGGAAAATGTGGAATATTCCGCGACATGTTCATTTTCGCAGTCTATGCAGGCGGATTAAGATTCAGTGATGTGGTGTCATTAAAATGGTCGGAATATGACCTGAAAGAACATCGGATTACAAAAACAATAAAAAAAACCAACCGACAGCACCAGTTTAAAGTAGCCAGTAAAGCTTCAGAAATTATAGCAAAATACAAAAAGCAAAATTCCAATCCGGAACAATTTATTTTTCCTGTTTTGGAAGATGTTGCCTTCTTTGAAAAAAGTAAAGAAAATAAATCCAAAGAAATTGCCCGGGCAAACAGTTTGTGTGGTTTTCATTTAAGAAGATTGGGCAAAGAATTAAAATTTCCTTTTAGTCTTACCTTTCACCTAAGCCGTCATACTTTTGCTACGAATGCATTGCGGAATGGGATGCGTATTGAATATGTAAGCAAGCTCATGGATCATGGCGATATTAGTACAACCCAAATCTACGCGAAAATCATTTCCCACGAGTTGGATGATGCAGTCGACAAATATATTTACTAATGCCTACTCTCAGTACAATATATTGATGCACAGTAACTCATAACATTTCGGATTAAGACTACCGCCGAGTTCTTTTACCTTTTCTTTATAAAAGAAATGCAATACTTTGCATGTAATTTCCTATTTTAGCATCTTGATGAAAATAAATAAAAAAATTAATGAATAATTGAAAGATGTTGAATGATTTTTGTGAATTAGCGACCTATTAAGAAATATGATTTATTGATTTGTAATTTAATATTTAAAAAACGATTTCAGCTATGATGCAAAATTTTCTCTTGAAGGAAGTTGCTACATTCGAGCAATTTTCGTCGGTAAAAGTCTCAAAAGACTTCAACCCTTTATTTGATATTGAAAAAAAATCCAAACAGTCATTAAATGATTATTGTCAATGCTTGATTGACCGCTCATTTTCCATCACTCATTCGCAGATCCCAGAGTTTATATGT is a window from the Kaistella flava (ex Peng et al. 2021) genome containing:
- a CDS encoding site-specific integrase, which translates into the protein MASLKFVLRLQKEDNTGHYPIYIRVIKDRKTKFITTGVKLKVTEWDEENQRVKKNHQNSARINALLLKKLSDASGMIADSERKTNNISARRLKEAIKGKPTVNFFEYADTRLNKLALTHSISTCRNYKMDIKKFENYVNTRDLDFEDITALLLSDYINYLRKVRGNSTNTIIGSLKALSHMFTSANNEDLIPDTLFPFKKIRLKKERGTRTFLDNDQLEKLKNYKIEWAGKCGIFRDMFIFAVYAGGLRFSDVVSLKWSEYDLKEHRITKTIKKTNRQHQFKVASKASEIIAKYKKQNSNPEQFIFPVLEDVAFFEKSKENKSKEIARANSLCGFHLRRLGKELKFPFSLTFHLSRHTFATNALRNGMRIEYVSKLMDHGDISTTQIYAKIISHELDDAVDKYIY